The window CACGATCCGCAGGAAACACCACCGGTGAGTCATATTCTAATGTGGCCCAGCCGCCCAGAACATTTCCAATTGTATTAAATGTACAATGCACAATGTATATTTCAAGTTGTAGTAGGCTTAGGCATAGATGATAGAtatatgtctttgttttggagCCGCATTGCTTAGCCACAGTGTGAGAGATGGCTTCGTCTTTACTAACATGACCCTGTCGCTCCTTCAGGTATTATCATCCTCCTGGTCATCATCGTGGCTCTTGCATTTGGAGTTATCTACTACATTGTGCggaaaagaggaagagtaaGTAGGCATCAGGGGATTTCTACGTCTACCACAGAACGGGAATAGTTACCGTTGATTGTCATTAGCAACAGCCCACAGTTTAGTTGGAGCAGGCTGAAACTGTGCATAGCAACACCTCTGAAACACACCGTTTGACTTATTACTTCTAGTTCATTCAATCGATTCAAACAAGTTGCATTAATCTGTACAACCAGGACATGGTTGCcattacatttcagtttttgtatggattaaacaaacaagatgtaaaGTGTAGTGAGCAGTAGAGGTGCCGGTAGGGTGGTTTACTCACATGTGGACAGAACCAGGCAagtttctacccccccccccccccccccgccttctgTCTATAAGATATGGGCGGAGCTAATGTTCTGCGGGCCGCAGCTTCATATTGTGCACTTGCATACGACAGCGGGGATCAATCAAGTGTCACATTGAATGTTGTGCGgctcgtgtgtgtttctgaatcTCCTCTTCCTACAGCGATACTCTGTTGACTTCACATCCAGACAAGATGAAGCCAACATCCCTCTCAGCATTGTGGATCCCCAGATGCCCGCTGACACTGTTTCTCAGAATGGTCAGTCCAACTCTCCCGCGGACAGCAGTGAACGTATTTGTCCTTGACCACTGATGCACTCAAACACTGATCgctgtacatttttattttaggtcTGCAAACTTTTGGAAGTGCAGAAACTGCCACGAAAGAGCCTCAAGAACCGGAGGCAACACCTGCAGCACAAGCGGAACAGACAAGTGAGAGCAAACCTGTGACTgatcagtatttttttgttgttgttttcctgctgtatcaATGGAGCTCAGAGAAATAGGCACAGGTCACCTGTTTTAGGCGTGAGTTTAAACGTGTTGTGTGAGCTGATTgctttctttcccctttctcAAGATcggtcaaagtgaaaaaaagaagtacagTGCGTGACACTATATCGACTCTGACACTAGTACAGATTCCGGCAGGTACAGCATACAGAATATTTAAACTTGAACGGAAAGTGCGTTTACTTCTCTACAGGCACTGACCTAacaaaataatactaatacaaattatttttaaaaaatatgttttttaccATACTGTATGTTGAACCACTTTGTCAGATACAACACCACAGTGTGTGTCATGTTATTGTGAACAGTTCATGTGGATTTTAAAGGAAGGAAATTAGACATTATGCAACCGCActcacacagagcacaaggagCTTGTGTAAAGGCAAAAATCGGTTACGGACTTCCACTGAAACTTTTGAAATGTCTGTGGAGGGAAACTGTGTGCACAGCTGACAGTTTCTTTTTATGAAGGGAGGaaatttttttcaatgtgacCTGCAGTACTTAAGTCCACCACTTGATGGACATGGAAGCCAAGTCAGCACATCACAAAGCAACGCAGTGTGCCTTGACTGCAGCCGAAATCCCATTGACCCTGTCATTTTACAATCTAGTAAGAGTGAGAGTTATTCTGGATAATTCAGATTCTGATTACCTCAGACTTCATAATATTTATGAATGTGAGGATTGCTTCTTCCGCGAGTTGTATGTTTTTATgctacattttttaattataagatTGGTGACATATAGTACAATGGGCACAAtccaaaaactgaaaacaacttGATTCATGCTTCTTATTgtcttgacattttcattttctttttgagcatGAATGAATTGTTTTCTGTTGGGTCAGAGGTCTATCCACATTGAAAGGTACGGGGTGCAGTCATGTCCGGGCCTGCCTCTTTGCCTTGAGCCACACTTTGTTAAAATGGACAGTGCTGATGGCCGCTTTAAAAAGCAGCTACCTTTCAAATGGATCTCTTCCTCTCATGggaaagaaatattgaaaccCTACCGGCAGTCAGAGCAAGTGGAGATCCACATTTCTAATAATGCCCCTGGGTtggttgctgctgttgtgcttAAATTTGAATGCAGAAAGATTTATCTGATGACGACTACTTGTCCAGTGCACTCAGACTCACTTGTTTTATCTCAAGTGCTACCGAGTTACTGAAGGACAGACTCTTGACAAATTATGGTTTAGAAAAAACTCTAATTCCACCCAAAGCTTATCGTTTACAGCACCTAGTTGAAATGTCCATTTACTGCACAAGACAGGAAATAAGCACAACTCTGCTTAACAACAAGCCACTCCCTTGACCTCACTTAGTCCTACTCTCGTGATGAGGGTAGAAAATGAACTTCACAGGGCTCACTGATGACGAAAGTAACTCAGGGCAATAATGGAAAACGGTTTGAGGTAACTAGAAGATGTGAGCAATTCTCAGAAGCTTGGCATCGGCATCACAGTGGTACtgtggttagcactgttgcctcacagcaaacCTCTTGGTTTGACTCCTGATTGGCCAGGATCTTGTCTTAGTGCAGTTTGCATCTTCTCCCAGTGTCCGCAGGTACTTtggcctcctcccacagtccaaagacatgcagattgagTTTAGGTTTTTTTGATATCAAGACTcaaaattgaccataggtgtgaatgtgagtgagaatggttgtgtgtctctgtatgttggccctgtgatggactggcgacccgtccagggtgtaccccgcctctcgttcaatgtcagctgggatttgcTCCAGCCCCCTGTGACGCTTGTAGGATAAGTAGTATAGAtgacggatggatggacaacATGGGTGTTTTATGGCAAAGGATACTGAAGTGAAAAAAGAGGCAAAACGTAGTCAATTGTTAGTCAGATATCAAGATGGATGCAGATAAAATCATCAGAAATCTGatttgtcacttcctgtgaatTGAGTCTCAGTAactcttctttgtgtttctttaattgatacatcaaaaaaaacaacctctttcATCAGAGAGACTTGGGTGAGGATGATAACGGTGACACACCAATAAGTACAGTCCACCCAGTGAAGCCAAGAAAACTGCGTCACTGACGCGCTGAAGAACAAAGCAGATCCCTTTCAAGGTGCACACGCAGGTTTTTGTCCGTTTCCAGTCCCGGCATATGGAATGAAACGAGAATGCTGAGCCGACAATCGGGTGGACAGTCCACCTGTAACAAAGAGCAGTCGTCGGGCCGTAAACCGGACGGACCTGATGATTTTCTGGAGGTTGGAATGCCGCCTGAGGAGCCTGCTCAGTCATGGCAGAATTATGTTGTGTTGAACAACGGTCACCTTCGTCTCCCCTTCATCTCCGCTTTCCCTCCACCTAACCCTGGGTCAGATAATGACGGGGCCGCCCTACTTTCCCACAGTCTCCAACAGCTGCCTGGTTGTAGCTCATTAGGACCTGGCCAGTAATCAGCCGCCTCATTACCAACATGGTGGCCCCCTCACATGCCTTTGCCcaagagaaccccccccccccccctcgctgtcAGAGAGAGCAAAACCACCCCAGGCTATATAAGTGAAAATACTGTTATTATGTGGCAGCTAAACACAGAATAGACTGACCTGAACAGCCAAGCCGCAGCGTCACAGAAGCCTCGGATGAAAgggaaatgtctcaacaacgTTACACAATTGATTTATTGCGAGACCATACAAATTGCAGTTTCGTGACTGTTGATTTTTTCCAATATATCTCAATAGAACTCAGCCCTGTGTGTTGCTTCAATTCGTCCACATGTTGTTCTGATTCACATTCGTGATGTTAACTAGACACAGAATAGAGAGCGGCATCAATATTCTCGAGAGCCACTGACAAATCTTTATGGtttgctctattttttttttgtccttcacagctgaggctgatgggtcTGTTGCTGAAGCCAGCGCTGAGTCTGCAGCAGCTCCGGCACCTTCTCCAGACAGCACTGAGGACGAACCCAATGAGGACGTCGTGGAGCAGAGTCCTCCTGCACCTGTGCAGCCCAGCGGGGAGGAGAAAACTGACGACGAAGGCGCCGACTCCAACAAGACCTCAGTGGAATCGCTGAAAGAGACAAACgagaacaacagcaacaatgcTGACTTCAGTCAGAAGCGAGGTTGGTATTTTGAAATGTAGCCTCACATAGACAGTCTACATACACGTCCACggattatactgtatgtctacAGTACAGTAGACGTGAAACATTTACTCCAGCCCTGTTTGGGGGTTTATTTTGACAGAATAGGGACAGTGACAGCTCCTTTACTGTGTTCACATGGTTTTACGTATTAAACATCATAATTCACTCCTTTTGTCTTTTGGGCAGATCTGCATTCCAGCAACAGCTTCTGGGACGTTCCCCTCAACTGCCCAGTGTGACATCATTGCCTCGCTGCTCTTGTCCTGTAGCTCAAAAAACTTGGTAAGACAAAGTGGCCGAATTTACTCCTCCGATCCGATAAAGGACAGACGTCCACCTCCCAAACTGCAAGGCAGCACACTACATAGGACCACTGGGAGTGCTTATAGCCTCCCGTCCTGAATCATACCCCCAGCAAATAATGCACGGGGATATAGTCATCAATATGTCCATCTTTCTGCACGTCCGTCCGTCTGTAATGATTTAGTATCTGCAGCAGAAGCCAGaaacaatttgcattttttcacGAAAGGTAGTGAAATGGTTCTTT is drawn from Scophthalmus maximus strain ysfricsl-2021 chromosome 8, ASM2237912v1, whole genome shotgun sequence and contains these coding sequences:
- the si:dkey-27h10.2 gene encoding uncharacterized protein si:dkey-27h10.2, translating into MELIDPSFFIMGLVLASAIGDETTTNSGSTVTWEFDDQLFDRNNYKSTTVPSTTSVSNITSNMNITDNINSTTMASTTNQKGGETTKGGKDLATRKPTGPFRTTSANDKEKDKTVTPRPRSAGNTTGIIILLVIIVALAFGVIYYIVRKRGRRYSVDFTSRQDEANIPLSIVDPQMPADTVSQNGLQTFGSAETATKEPQEPEATPAAQAEQTTEADGSVAEASAESAAAPAPSPDSTEDEPNEDVVEQSPPAPVQPSGEEKTDDEGADSNKTSVESLKETNENNSNNADFSQKRDLHSSNSFWDVPLNCPV